A region from the Streptosporangium sp. NBC_01756 genome encodes:
- the rplN gene encoding 50S ribosomal protein L14: MIQQESRLKVADNTGAKEVLCIRVLGGSGRRYAGIGDIIVATVKDAIPGGTVKKGDVVKAVIVRTVKERRRPDGSYIRFDENAAVIIKDSGDPRGTRIFGPVGRELRDKKFMRIISLAPEVL, translated from the coding sequence GTGATCCAGCAGGAGTCGCGACTCAAGGTCGCCGACAACACGGGTGCGAAGGAAGTTCTTTGCATCCGTGTGCTCGGTGGCTCGGGTCGGCGCTACGCGGGAATCGGCGACATCATCGTCGCCACGGTCAAGGACGCCATTCCTGGCGGCACCGTGAAGAAGGGCGACGTCGTCAAGGCGGTTATCGTCCGTACTGTCAAGGAGCGCCGCCGGCCCGACGGCTCCTACATCCGCTTCGACGAGAACGCCGCCGTCATCATCAAGGACAGCGGTGACCCTCGTGGCACGCGTATCTTCGGTCCCGTCGGACGTGAGCTGCGTGACAAGAAGTTCATGCGCATCATCTCGCTCGCGCCGGAGGTGTTGTAA
- the rplX gene encoding 50S ribosomal protein L24 — protein MPKLHVKKGDLVQVIAGKDKGAKGRVIAAHPREERVVVEGVNMIKKHSKETNQGPRGAKTGGVQTMEAPIHVSNVKKLKDDEKPAKEKPAKKESAKAASDESGEDN, from the coding sequence ATGCCGAAGCTTCATGTGAAGAAGGGTGACCTGGTTCAGGTCATCGCCGGTAAGGACAAGGGTGCCAAGGGTCGTGTGATCGCCGCCCACCCGCGTGAAGAGCGCGTGGTGGTCGAAGGCGTCAACATGATCAAGAAGCACTCCAAGGAGACCAACCAGGGTCCGCGCGGCGCCAAGACCGGTGGCGTGCAGACCATGGAGGCTCCCATCCACGTGAGCAACGTCAAGAAGCTCAAGGATGACGAGAAGCCTGCCAAGGAGAAGCCCGCCAAGAAGGAGTCGGCCAAGGCCGCCTCTGACGAGTCGGGTGAGGACAACTGA
- the rplE gene encoding 50S ribosomal protein L5: MTANTTESVQTGRPLPRLKQRYREEIIAKLNEQFGFENIMLVPTITKIKVNMGVGEAARDSKLIDGAVRDLTVITGQKPAVVRARKSIAQFKLREGMPIGAHVTLRGDRMWEFLDRLLSLALPRIRDFRGLSPKQFDGNGNYTFGLTEQVMFHEIDQDKVDRQRGMDITVVTTAKTDDQGRALLKLLGFPFKEA, translated from the coding sequence ATGACCGCGAACACTACTGAGTCCGTCCAGACCGGACGGCCGCTTCCGCGCCTCAAGCAGCGCTACCGCGAAGAGATCATCGCGAAGCTGAACGAGCAGTTCGGGTTCGAGAACATCATGCTGGTGCCCACGATCACCAAGATCAAGGTGAACATGGGCGTCGGCGAGGCCGCGCGCGACTCGAAGCTGATCGACGGCGCCGTCCGCGACCTCACCGTGATCACCGGTCAGAAGCCGGCGGTCGTCCGGGCCCGCAAGTCCATCGCCCAGTTCAAGCTGCGTGAGGGCATGCCGATCGGCGCGCACGTCACGCTGCGCGGCGACCGCATGTGGGAGTTCCTGGACCGGCTGCTTTCGCTGGCGCTGCCCCGTATCCGTGACTTCCGCGGCCTGTCGCCCAAGCAGTTCGACGGCAACGGAAACTACACCTTCGGTCTGACCGAGCAGGTCATGTTCCACGAGATCGACCAGGACAAGGTCGATCGCCAGCGTGGTATGGACATCACCGTCGTGACCACTGCTAAGACCGACGACCAGGGCCGGGCGCTGCTCAAGCTTCTCGGCTTCCCCTTCAAGGAGGCCTGA
- a CDS encoding type Z 30S ribosomal protein S14, with product MAKTSLKVKAARKAKFEVRAYTRCSRCGRPRAVYRKFGLCRICFREMAHRGELPGITKSSW from the coding sequence ATGGCGAAGACGTCGCTCAAGGTCAAGGCTGCTCGTAAGGCCAAGTTCGAGGTCCGGGCGTACACTCGGTGCTCGCGCTGTGGTCGTCCCCGCGCCGTCTACAGGAAGTTCGGCCTGTGCCGCATCTGCTTCCGTGAGATGGCGCACCGGGGCGAGCTGCCTGGCATCACCAAGTCCAGCTGGTAG
- the rpsH gene encoding 30S ribosomal protein S8, with translation MTMTDPIADMLTRLRNANSAYHETVAMPYSKIKAHIAEILQQEGYIQTWSVEDAKVGKNLVVELKFGPSRERSLAGLRRVSKPGLRVYAKKDNLPRVLGGLGVAIISTSGGLMTDKQAGKRGVGGEVLAFVW, from the coding sequence ATGACGATGACCGACCCGATCGCAGACATGCTGACGCGTCTGCGGAACGCGAACTCGGCGTACCACGAAACCGTGGCGATGCCGTACTCGAAGATCAAGGCGCACATCGCCGAGATCCTCCAGCAGGAGGGTTACATTCAGACCTGGAGCGTCGAAGACGCCAAGGTCGGAAAGAACCTCGTGGTGGAGCTCAAGTTCGGGCCGAGCCGTGAGCGGTCGCTCGCGGGCCTGCGCCGGGTTTCCAAGCCCGGCCTGCGGGTCTATGCAAAGAAGGACAACCTGCCTCGAGTCCTGGGCGGACTGGGCGTCGCGATCATTTCGACGTCCGGCGGTCTCATGACGGACAAGCAGGCCGGCAAGCGTGGAGTGGGCGGGGAAGTCCTCGCCTTCGTTTGGTAG
- the rplF gene encoding 50S ribosomal protein L6, translated as MSRIGRLPIPVPNGVDVAIDGRDVTVKGPKGTLSHTVAEPIVVAKGDDGTVTVARPNDENKVRALHGLSRTLIANMVTGVTQGYSKTLEIVGVGYRVQAKSPTQLEFALGFSHPVTVNAPEGVSFRVEKPTLFHVDGIDKQKVGEIAANIRKLRKPDPYKGKGVRYQGEVIRRKVGKAGK; from the coding sequence ATGTCACGAATCGGACGGCTGCCCATCCCTGTACCGAACGGCGTGGACGTCGCCATCGACGGCCGGGATGTCACGGTCAAGGGCCCCAAGGGCACGCTCTCTCACACGGTCGCGGAGCCGATCGTCGTCGCCAAGGGCGACGACGGAACCGTCACCGTCGCTCGTCCCAACGACGAGAACAAGGTCCGTGCGCTGCACGGCCTGTCCCGCACGCTGATCGCCAATATGGTGACCGGCGTGACCCAGGGATACTCCAAGACTCTGGAGATCGTGGGCGTCGGTTACCGCGTGCAGGCCAAGAGCCCGACTCAGCTTGAGTTCGCTCTCGGCTTCAGCCACCCGGTCACCGTCAACGCCCCCGAGGGTGTCTCCTTCCGCGTCGAGAAGCCGACCCTGTTCCACGTGGACGGCATCGACAAGCAGAAGGTCGGCGAGATCGCCGCGAACATCCGCAAGCTGCGCAAGCCCGACCCGTACAAGGGCAAGGGCGTGCGCTACCAGGGTGAAGTTATCCGCCGCAAGGTCGGAAAGGCTGGTAAGTAG
- the rplR gene encoding 50S ribosomal protein L18, translated as MAGKTAFGKHTAARAVSRARRHGRVRKKVVGTAARPRLVVNRSTRHLFVQIVDDAQGHTLVSASTMDASLRTAPGAKTDKAKQVGELLAQRAKAAGITAVVFDRGGNRYAGRLAALADSAREGGLEF; from the coding sequence ATGGCTGGCAAGACTGCGTTCGGCAAGCACACGGCCGCCCGCGCCGTCTCGCGGGCCCGCCGCCACGGCCGAGTCCGCAAGAAGGTGGTCGGTACGGCCGCGCGTCCGCGCCTGGTCGTCAATCGTTCCACGCGACACCTGTTCGTGCAGATCGTCGACGACGCCCAGGGCCACACGCTGGTGAGCGCGTCCACCATGGACGCCTCCCTGCGCACGGCACCGGGCGCCAAGACCGACAAGGCGAAGCAGGTCGGCGAGCTTCTCGCTCAGCGGGCCAAGGCTGCCGGGATCACCGCGGTCGTGTTCGACCGTGGCGGGAACCGCTACGCGGGTCGCCTGGCGGCACTCGCGGACAGCGCCCGCGAAGGCGGGCTGGAGTTCTGA
- the rpsE gene encoding 30S ribosomal protein S5, which yields MAGAPRRGGAAGGERRDGRRDDRRGGNADKGVSYIERVVKINRVAKVVKGGRRFSFTALVIVGDGNGMVGVGYGKAKEVPAAIAKGVEEAKKHFFRVPRIQGTIPHIVQGEEAAGVVFLRPASPGTGVIAGGPVRAVLECAGIHDVLSKSLGSDNPINIVHATVAALKGLSRPEEIAARRGLPIEDVAPKAMLKARAEGIAEAAAAKAVS from the coding sequence ATGGCTGGAGCTCCGCGTCGCGGTGGCGCCGCCGGTGGCGAGCGGCGTGACGGTCGTCGTGACGATCGCCGCGGTGGCAACGCTGACAAGGGCGTCTCGTACATCGAGCGCGTTGTAAAGATCAACCGAGTGGCCAAGGTCGTGAAGGGTGGTCGTCGCTTCAGCTTCACCGCCCTCGTCATCGTCGGTGACGGCAACGGCATGGTCGGCGTCGGCTACGGCAAGGCCAAGGAAGTTCCCGCGGCCATCGCCAAGGGCGTCGAAGAGGCCAAGAAGCACTTCTTCAGGGTGCCGCGCATTCAGGGCACCATCCCGCACATCGTGCAGGGTGAAGAGGCGGCGGGCGTCGTCTTCCTCCGTCCGGCCTCGCCCGGTACCGGCGTCATCGCCGGTGGCCCGGTGCGCGCCGTGCTGGAGTGCGCCGGCATCCACGACGTGCTGTCCAAGTCGCTCGGCTCGGACAACCCGATCAACATCGTGCACGCCACCGTGGCCGCTCTGAAGGGCCTCAGCCGCCCCGAGGAGATCGCGGCCCGTCGTGGCCTGCCGATCGAGGACGTCGCGCCCAAGGCCATGCTCAAGGCTCGCGCCGAGGGTATCGCCGAGGCTGCGGCGGCTAAGGCGGTGAGCTAG
- the rpmD gene encoding 50S ribosomal protein L30: MARLKITQVRSKIGGKQNQRDSLRSLGLKRIGDVVVKEDRPEIRGMVTVVTHLVTVEEVD, from the coding sequence ATGGCACGCCTGAAGATCACTCAGGTCCGCTCCAAGATCGGCGGTAAGCAGAACCAGCGTGACTCGCTGCGTTCGCTCGGTCTGAAGCGAATCGGTGACGTCGTCGTCAAGGAGGACCGCCCGGAGATCCGCGGCATGGTCACCGTGGTGACGCACCTGGTCACCGTGGAAGAGGTCGACTAG
- the rplO gene encoding 50S ribosomal protein L15: MAENTPLRIHHLRPAPGANKSKVRKGRGEASKGKTAGRGTKGTRARNKVPLGFEGGQVPLQRRLPKYKGFSNALFKTTYQVVNLDKLSELFPEGGDVTVETLVAKGAVRKRQLVKVLGTGDISVALNVQAHAFSASAKEKIAAAGGSVSEL, encoded by the coding sequence ATGGCAGAGAACACTCCGCTCCGTATCCACCACCTGCGTCCGGCTCCCGGCGCCAACAAGTCGAAGGTCCGCAAGGGCCGCGGCGAGGCGTCCAAGGGCAAGACCGCCGGTCGTGGCACCAAGGGCACGAGGGCGCGGAACAAGGTTCCTCTCGGTTTCGAGGGTGGCCAGGTTCCGCTCCAGCGCCGTCTGCCCAAGTACAAGGGCTTCTCCAACGCCCTGTTCAAGACGACCTACCAGGTCGTCAACCTGGACAAGCTCAGCGAGCTGTTCCCCGAGGGTGGCGATGTCACCGTCGAGACGCTGGTCGCCAAGGGCGCGGTCCGCAAGAGGCAGCTCGTCAAGGTTCTCGGAACCGGCGACATCTCTGTGGCGTTGAACGTGCAGGCGCACGCCTTCTCCGCCAGTGCCAAGGAGAAGATCGCCGCTGCCGGGGGCTCCGTCTCCGAGCTGTAG
- the secY gene encoding preprotein translocase subunit SecY, whose product MLTAFTRAFRTPDLRNKLLFTLGIIALFRLGSVLPTPGVNNENIARCLQQAQSGDAGNIYGMVQLFSGGALLKLSVFALGIMPYITASIILQLLVVVIPRLEALKKEGQAGQTKITQYTRYLTIGLAILQSTAFIALARTGQLFPQCQEEILLDKDNVFTIITMVLTMTAGTAVIMWLGELVTDRGVGNGMSILIFTQVIAVFPAELLNIARTKGLFVFAVVIVTGIAMIALVVMVEQAQRRVPVQYAKRMVGRRMYGGTSTYIPLKVNQAGIIPVIFASSLLYLPQLVTTLFSNAQQEPNAIVQWIQRNLVTGDTPAYMITFFVLIVFFTYFYVSITFNPVEVADNMKKYGGFIPGIRPGRPTAEYLNYVLTRLTAPGALYLGLIAMVPIIALAVVGASQNFPFGGTSILIMVGVGLDTVKQIESQLQQRNYEGFLK is encoded by the coding sequence GTGCTGACCGCGTTTACCCGAGCGTTCCGTACGCCGGACCTGCGCAACAAGTTGCTCTTCACACTGGGCATCATCGCGCTGTTCCGGCTCGGCTCGGTTCTTCCGACTCCGGGTGTCAACAACGAAAACATCGCCCGATGCCTCCAGCAGGCACAGTCAGGCGATGCCGGCAACATCTACGGCATGGTGCAGCTGTTCAGCGGTGGCGCCTTGCTGAAGCTGTCGGTGTTCGCGCTCGGCATCATGCCGTACATCACCGCGAGCATCATCCTTCAGCTTCTGGTGGTCGTGATTCCCCGCCTGGAGGCCCTCAAGAAGGAGGGGCAGGCCGGGCAGACCAAGATCACGCAATATACGCGTTATCTGACGATCGGTCTGGCGATTCTCCAGTCGACCGCCTTCATCGCCCTCGCGCGTACCGGGCAGCTCTTCCCGCAGTGTCAGGAAGAGATCCTGCTGGACAAGGACAACGTCTTCACCATTATCACGATGGTGCTGACGATGACCGCCGGTACCGCCGTCATCATGTGGCTGGGCGAGCTCGTCACCGACCGCGGCGTCGGCAACGGCATGTCCATCCTGATCTTCACGCAGGTCATCGCGGTCTTCCCGGCCGAGCTGCTCAACATCGCCCGCACCAAGGGTCTCTTCGTCTTCGCGGTGGTCATCGTGACCGGTATCGCGATGATCGCCCTGGTGGTCATGGTCGAGCAGGCGCAGCGCCGGGTTCCGGTGCAGTACGCCAAGCGCATGGTCGGCCGCCGGATGTACGGCGGGACCTCGACCTACATCCCGTTGAAGGTGAACCAGGCCGGCATCATCCCGGTCATCTTCGCCTCTTCGCTGCTCTATCTTCCGCAGCTCGTCACGACGCTCTTCAGCAATGCGCAGCAGGAGCCGAACGCGATCGTCCAGTGGATCCAGCGGAACCTGGTCACGGGTGACACTCCCGCCTACATGATCACTTTCTTCGTGCTCATCGTCTTCTTCACCTACTTCTACGTTTCCATCACCTTCAACCCCGTTGAAGTGGCGGACAACATGAAGAAGTACGGTGGGTTCATCCCGGGCATCCGCCCGGGCCGGCCGACGGCTGAGTACTTGAACTACGTGCTCACGCGACTCACCGCCCCCGGTGCGCTCTATCTGGGCCTGATCGCCATGGTGCCGATCATCGCCCTGGCGGTCGTCGGTGCGAGTCAGAACTTCCCGTTCGGAGGGACGAGCATTCTGATCATGGTTGGTGTCGGTCTGGACACCGTGAAGCAGATTGAGAGCCAGCTCCAGCAGCGCAATTACGAAGGCTTCCTGAAGTAG
- a CDS encoding adenylate kinase, translating into MRLVLVGPPGAGKGTQAQFIASNLSIPKISTGDIFRANVSGGTELGKLAKEYMDRGDLVPDEVTIAMVRDRLLESDAQDGFLLDGFPRNVPQAQILKKMLEEFGTGLDIVLELVVDDEEVVRRLAGRRTCSQCGRIWHVDFDDKKDDVCDTCGGRLYQRDDDKEDTVRHRLEVYQEQTAPLVSFYADERILVGVDATGPVEEVTQRAMEALSPFTD; encoded by the coding sequence GTGCGTCTCGTCCTGGTTGGGCCCCCCGGAGCGGGTAAGGGGACACAGGCCCAGTTCATCGCATCCAACCTGTCCATCCCGAAGATCTCGACAGGTGACATCTTCCGTGCCAACGTCTCGGGCGGCACGGAGCTCGGCAAGCTTGCCAAGGAATACATGGACCGCGGTGACCTCGTACCCGACGAGGTCACCATCGCGATGGTCCGCGACCGCCTTCTGGAGAGCGACGCGCAGGACGGTTTCCTGCTCGACGGCTTTCCCAGGAATGTGCCCCAGGCCCAGATCCTGAAGAAGATGCTCGAGGAGTTCGGAACCGGTCTGGACATCGTTCTGGAGCTCGTGGTCGACGACGAGGAGGTCGTGCGCCGGCTGGCCGGCCGCCGGACCTGCAGCCAGTGCGGCCGCATCTGGCACGTCGACTTCGACGACAAGAAGGACGACGTCTGCGACACCTGCGGTGGGCGGCTCTACCAGCGGGACGACGACAAGGAAGACACCGTCCGGCACCGGCTGGAGGTCTACCAGGAGCAGACCGCTCCGCTCGTCTCCTTCTACGCCGACGAGCGCATCCTTGTCGGGGTGGACGCGACCGGACCGGTGGAAGAGGTCACCCAGCGCGCGATGGAGGCCTTGAGTCCTTTTACGGACTGA
- the map gene encoding type I methionyl aminopeptidase: protein MFKKNKHGIQVKTPEQLEKMRAAGLVVGRTLQLLRESVRPGLTPLDLDVIAEKAIRDEGAIPSFKGYQGFPATICASVNHEVVHGIPSDRRPLQEGDIISIDCGAIVDGWHGDSAVTVPVGEVDPKLTELMRVTEESMWRGIAALTAGRHLSDIGHEVEKYVRSQGRYGIPQEYGGHGIGTEMHMDPWVANHGKPGRGPRFEPGMCFAVEPMVNLGTDRTKVLADDWTVVTVDGKASAHFEHSVAVTHNGPWVLTALDGGKERLADLLGDAG from the coding sequence GTGTTCAAGAAGAACAAGCACGGTATCCAGGTGAAGACGCCTGAGCAGCTGGAGAAGATGCGGGCGGCGGGTCTGGTGGTCGGCCGGACACTGCAGTTGCTCCGCGAGAGCGTGCGACCCGGACTGACACCGCTGGACCTCGATGTGATCGCGGAGAAGGCGATCCGGGACGAGGGGGCGATCCCCTCCTTCAAGGGCTACCAGGGTTTTCCGGCCACGATCTGCGCGTCGGTGAACCACGAGGTCGTCCACGGCATCCCGAGCGACCGGCGTCCGCTGCAGGAGGGCGACATCATCTCCATCGACTGCGGCGCCATCGTGGACGGCTGGCACGGCGACTCGGCCGTCACGGTCCCCGTCGGAGAGGTCGACCCCAAGCTGACCGAGCTGATGCGGGTGACCGAGGAGTCCATGTGGCGCGGCATCGCCGCGCTCACCGCGGGCCGCCACCTGTCCGACATCGGTCACGAGGTGGAGAAGTACGTCCGCTCCCAGGGCCGCTACGGCATTCCGCAGGAGTACGGCGGGCACGGCATCGGCACTGAGATGCACATGGACCCCTGGGTCGCCAACCACGGCAAACCCGGCCGGGGGCCACGTTTCGAGCCGGGCATGTGCTTCGCCGTCGAGCCGATGGTGAACCTCGGCACCGACCGGACCAAGGTACTGGCGGATGACTGGACCGTTGTCACCGTTGACGGTAAAGCTTCGGCACATTTCGAACACAGCGTCGCGGTGACACATAATGGGCCTTGGGTACTGACCGCGCTTGACGGGGGGAAAGAGCGGCTTGCCGATCTGTTGGGAGACGCGGGCTAG
- a CDS encoding DUF1707 SHOCT-like domain-containing protein: MRASDGDRDNVASVLREHYAQGRLTGEEFEQRLEQLYTSKTYGELATLTSDLPDVDLRELPRAPVGRPERRGGRDIRGAQSKNLKAAWSAWAAASSVNWVIWFIIGATNGLDFPYPWPLWVMGPWGVVLLITTLSTGLGDKRNR, from the coding sequence ATGCGGGCGTCGGATGGAGACCGTGACAACGTCGCCTCGGTCCTGCGGGAGCACTACGCGCAGGGCCGGCTCACCGGCGAGGAGTTCGAGCAGCGGCTGGAACAGCTTTATACGAGCAAGACCTACGGCGAGCTCGCCACACTCACGTCCGACCTCCCCGACGTCGACCTGCGTGAGCTGCCGAGAGCCCCTGTCGGCCGCCCGGAGCGCCGTGGAGGGCGCGACATCCGCGGGGCGCAGAGCAAGAACCTGAAGGCGGCGTGGAGCGCCTGGGCGGCGGCGAGCAGCGTCAACTGGGTGATCTGGTTCATCATCGGAGCGACGAACGGGCTCGACTTCCCCTATCCGTGGCCGCTGTGGGTGATGGGTCCGTGGGGAGTGGTGTTGCTGATCACCACGCTCTCCACCGGGCTGGGAGACAAGCGGAACCGGTAA
- the infA gene encoding translation initiation factor IF-1, producing the protein MAKKDGAIEIEGTVVESLPNAMFRVQLDNGHKVLAHISGRMRMHYIRILPDDRVVVELSPYDLSRGRIVYRYK; encoded by the coding sequence ATGGCCAAGAAAGACGGCGCCATCGAGATCGAGGGCACTGTGGTTGAGTCGCTCCCGAACGCGATGTTCCGGGTGCAGCTCGACAACGGCCATAAGGTCCTGGCCCACATCAGCGGGCGGATGCGGATGCACTACATCCGGATCCTTCCTGACGACAGGGTTGTCGTCGAACTGAGCCCCTACGACCTCAGTCGTGGGCGGATCGTCTACCGATACAAGTAA
- the rpmJ gene encoding 50S ribosomal protein L36, protein MKVKPSVKKICDKCKVIRRHGRVMVICDNLRHKQRQG, encoded by the coding sequence ATGAAGGTCAAGCCGAGCGTCAAGAAGATCTGCGACAAGTGCAAGGTGATTCGCCGGCACGGTCGCGTCATGGTGATCTGCGACAACCTGCGCCACAAGCAGCGTCAGGGCTAG
- the rpsM gene encoding 30S ribosomal protein S13, which yields MARLVGVDLPRDKRLEIALTYIFGIGRTRALETLKATGVNGDLRVHQLSDEELVPLRDYIEANYKIEGDLRREVQADIRRKIEIQCYQGIRHRRGLPVHGQRTQTNARTRKGKKKTVAGKKKPGKK from the coding sequence ATGGCTCGCCTGGTTGGCGTCGACCTCCCCCGCGACAAGCGGCTGGAGATCGCTCTCACCTACATTTTCGGAATCGGCCGCACCCGTGCGCTCGAGACCCTCAAGGCCACCGGCGTGAACGGTGACCTCCGCGTCCACCAGCTCTCGGACGAAGAGCTCGTTCCGCTGCGCGACTACATCGAGGCGAACTACAAGATCGAGGGTGACCTCCGTCGCGAAGTTCAGGCCGACATCCGTCGCAAGATCGAGATTCAGTGCTACCAGGGCATCCGGCACCGCCGTGGCCTTCCCGTGCACGGTCAGCGTACGCAGACCAACGCGCGCACCCGTAAGGGCAAGAAGAAGACCGTGGCCGGTAAGAAGAAGCCCGGTAAGAAGTAG
- the rpsK gene encoding 30S ribosomal protein S11, whose amino-acid sequence MPPKSRQGAPKKVRRKEKKNVAHGHAHIKSTFNNTIVSITDPNGNVISWASAGHVGFKGSRKSTPFAAQMAAENAARRAMEHGMRKVDVFVKGPGSGRETAIRSLQATGLEVGSIQDVTPVPHNGCRPPKRRRV is encoded by the coding sequence ATGCCTCCTAAGAGCCGCCAGGGTGCCCCGAAGAAGGTGCGCCGCAAGGAAAAGAAGAACGTCGCTCATGGGCACGCCCACATCAAGAGCACGTTCAACAACACGATCGTTTCGATCACCGACCCGAACGGGAACGTGATCTCCTGGGCCAGCGCCGGCCACGTCGGGTTCAAGGGCTCCCGTAAGTCCACCCCGTTCGCCGCGCAGATGGCCGCCGAGAACGCCGCTCGCCGTGCCATGGAGCACGGCATGCGCAAGGTCGACGTCTTCGTCAAGGGCCCCGGTTCCGGCCGTGAGACCGCAATCCGTTCGCTGCAGGCGACCGGCCTCGAGGTTGGCTCCATCCAGGACGTCACCCCCGTGCCGCACAACGGCTGCCGTCCGCCCAAGCGCCGTCGCGTCTGA
- the rpsD gene encoding 30S ribosomal protein S4, giving the protein MARYTGADCKLCRREKTKLFLKGKKCESAKCPIEIRPYPPGEHGRGRPKESEYQLQLREKQKTRRIYGILEKQFRNYYEEANRKGGKTGENLLQILESRLDNVVYRAGFAESRDAARQQVRHGHILVNGKKVDIPSYRVREHDIVEVRERSRNLLPYEVARATSGDKTFPAWLGVAPEAMRVLIHQLPVRQQIDTQVQEQLIVELYSK; this is encoded by the coding sequence ATGGCTCGTTACACGGGTGCGGACTGCAAGCTCTGCCGCAGGGAGAAGACCAAGCTTTTCCTCAAGGGCAAGAAGTGCGAGTCCGCGAAGTGCCCCATCGAAATCCGTCCTTACCCGCCGGGTGAGCACGGTCGCGGTCGGCCGAAGGAGTCTGAGTACCAGCTCCAGCTCCGCGAGAAGCAGAAGACCCGCCGCATCTACGGCATCCTCGAGAAGCAGTTCCGCAACTACTACGAGGAAGCCAACCGCAAGGGTGGCAAGACCGGCGAGAACCTCCTCCAGATCCTGGAGAGCCGTCTCGACAACGTGGTTTACCGCGCCGGTTTCGCCGAGTCCCGCGACGCCGCCCGCCAGCAGGTCCGTCACGGACACATCCTGGTGAACGGCAAGAAGGTCGACATCCCGTCGTACCGCGTCCGCGAGCACGACATCGTCGAGGTCCGTGAGCGTTCGCGCAACCTTCTGCCCTACGAGGTGGCGCGCGCCACCTCCGGCGACAAGACGTTCCCGGCCTGGCTGGGCGTCGCTCCGGAGGCCATGCGCGTCCTGATCCACCAGCTCCCGGTCCGTCAGCAGATTGACACCCAGGTCCAGGAGCAGCTGATCGTCGAGCTCTACTCCAAGTAG
- a CDS encoding DNA-directed RNA polymerase subunit alpha: MLIAQRPTLLEETLEETRSKFIIEPLEPGFGYTIGNSLRRTLLSSIPGAAVTSIRIEGVLHEFSTVPGVKEDVTDIILNLKELVVSSEHDEPVVMYLRKQGPGDVTAADIAPPAGVEVHNPELRIATLNGKAKLEMELTVERGRGYVSAAQNKQPGQEIGRIPIDSIYSPVLKVTYKVEATRVEQRTDFDRLILDVETKPSMKPRDAVASAGKTLVELFGLARELNVEAEGIDIGPSPTDAALAADLALPIEELNLTVRSYNCLKREGIHTVGELVARSEQDLLDIRNFGAKSIEEVKQKLHEMTLALKDSPPGFDPSAVAGGGYDDDDSAYVETEQY; the protein is encoded by the coding sequence ATGCTGATCGCTCAGCGTCCGACCCTTCTCGAGGAGACCCTCGAGGAGACCCGGTCGAAGTTCATCATCGAGCCGCTGGAGCCGGGTTTCGGCTACACCATCGGCAACTCGCTGCGTCGCACCCTGCTGTCGTCCATTCCGGGCGCGGCCGTGACCAGCATCCGTATCGAGGGCGTGCTGCACGAGTTCTCGACGGTTCCGGGCGTCAAGGAGGATGTCACCGACATCATCCTGAACCTCAAGGAACTGGTGGTCTCCTCCGAGCATGACGAGCCCGTGGTGATGTACCTGCGCAAGCAGGGCCCCGGCGACGTCACCGCCGCCGACATCGCGCCCCCGGCCGGTGTCGAGGTGCACAACCCCGAGCTGCGCATCGCCACGCTGAACGGCAAGGCGAAGCTGGAGATGGAGCTGACCGTCGAGCGCGGACGCGGCTACGTCTCCGCGGCGCAGAACAAGCAGCCGGGCCAGGAGATCGGTCGCATTCCGATCGACTCCATCTACTCCCCGGTGCTCAAGGTCACCTACAAGGTCGAGGCGACCCGTGTCGAGCAGCGCACCGACTTCGACCGTCTGATCCTGGACGTCGAGACCAAGCCGTCCATGAAGCCCCGCGACGCGGTGGCCTCGGCCGGCAAGACCCTCGTCGAGCTGTTCGGTCTCGCCCGCGAGCTGAACGTCGAGGCCGAGGGCATCGACATCGGCCCGTCGCCGACGGACGCGGCCCTGGCCGCCGACCTGGCGCTGCCGATCGAGGAGCTGAACCTCACGGTCCGTTCCTACAACTGCCTCAAGCGCGAGGGCATCCACACCGTGGGTGAACTCGTCGCCCGCAGCGAGCAGGACCTGCTGGACATCCGTAACTTCGGTGCGAAGTCCATCGAAGAGGTCAAGCAGAAGCTGCACGAGATGACGCTCGCGCTGAAGGACTCCCCGCCCGGGTTCGACCCCAGCGCGGTGGCCGGCGGCGGCTACGACGACGACGACAGCGCGTACGTCGAGACCGAGCAGTACTGA